The window GAAAGTTTTATTTGTAAACAATTTATTTATAACacctaggtatatatatatatgacttctGAATGTAGTGTGTCTACTGTCCTATACCAGTTGATGCAGAAAGAACATCTTTGTAATGGATACTTAATCTTTTAGGTATTATTTGTCAGGATTTTGTTCTCTTCATCTTTTTTAGGTATGCCCATCTTTTTTCTGTGGAGAAAAATCCTGTGTAACTCACTGTTAGTCTCTGAGATAATGGCCTGTCATGTAGGCCTCCTGGTGCGAGGCCTGCTATGCCAAAAGCAAGGAAACACatccctctctttcctttttatgTCCCCATGCCGCCACATGGGATTTCATTGAATTATAGGACACTTTGCATACCTTGTGCTACATGTGGCTTATGAAGTCTATACATAATTTCCATGTCACCTGGTCTTACTAGTATGAAGTTCGGTTGATGATCTTAGCCAGCAAACCCAGGAACTTGTGGTAGGGAAAAAAGTAAAGGAAGCTAGCAATTCCTTGCACATTTCCACTCTTTTTAAACTCATGAATCATTACTGTTTAAGTTTCCCGATATTTGTAttattgatctgcattttgagctcCGTATTGGCTATGATCAACTTGGATTTGTGTTCCTCCTACGATTTGGCAGTACTATCAATCCTGATGCACTCAATTTGGGGACATGTTTTGCATCTTCTGCTTCATCCTGTTGTTCTTAATTGACCTATCATCCTTTGACATCAATTATTCTCATAAATCGAAGTGTTAAAATTAGTGCATCCAGTGCATGTTTAATTTAGTAATTCTTTCCATATCTGCTATCCTGGATCGCAAGTAGTTCCCGTCCATTGGAAACTGCTTTCGTAATGAGTTGACACAAATGTCAACCATGTTTATCATATTCAATGATCCGGTATGTTGGTTGCTAATATGACATCATATTCCTACCCAAACTGTCTCATTTATGTATAATACTCATTTTCTTTGACGATTAATATGCAGTTCCCTCTTCTATCCAAAAGTCCTCGCTTGCAAAAGTTGGTGGCAGCTACAAACGAGGAAAACAGTGATGAGATTGACATACCTGATATTCCAGGTGGTCCTGCTGCCTTTGAAATTTGTGCTAAATTTTGTTATGGCATGATTGTCACGTTGAATGCATACAACGTTGTTGCCGCTCGCTGCGCGGCAGAGTATCTTGAAATGCATGAAACCATTGAGAAGGGGAACCTCATTTACAAAATCGATGTGTTCCTGAATTCCAGCATTTTACGTGCTTGGAAGGATTCCATCATTGTTCTTCAGACAACAAAGTCTCTGCTACCTTGGGCAGAGGACTTGAAGGTGGTCAGCAACTGCATTGACTCTATAGCTTCCAAAGCATCCATTGATCCTTCTGATGTTGAGTGGTCCTACACCTACAACAGGAGAAAACTTCCATCTGAAAATGGTCTTGATTCACACTGGAATGGTGTTAGGAAACAACAATCTGTGCCCAAAGATTGGTGGGTTGAGGACCTATGTGATCTAGAAGTGGATTTATATAAGCGGGTTATAGTTGCCATCAAGACCGAGGGGAAGATGTCAGATGTTGTGATCGGAGAAGCGCTGAAAGCTTATGCATACAGGAGGCTTCCAGGTTTTTCCAAGGGTACAGTAACCTGCGGAAGTGATTCCATGAAGACTCGAACGGTGCTCGAAACAATTGTTTGGTTATTACCAACAGAATTAGGTTCGGTTTCATGCAGTTTCCTGCTCAAGATGTTAAGAGCTGCAAGCATATTGGAATGTGGAGAAATATATAAGAAGGAATTGATCAAGAGAATCGGATGCCAGTTACATGAAGCTCCTgtgtctgaccttttgatacctgcTGCTGCAGGAGAGACTGTATACGATGTCGACCTAGTTTCAAGTGTTGTCCAGGAGTTTGTGATGCAGGAGAGTGGCACTACACAAAGCAGTCCTGAGGCCTCCGAGGAACTTGTGGAGATCGTGAGCCCGATCTTTGTTTCTGCAGGTTCGAAAGTTCTTGTTGCAAAGCTGGTTGACGAGTACCTTGCTGAAATTGCAAAAGACCCCAATCTACCTCTTTCAAAATTTATTGAACTTGCTGGACTGGTTTCAGCTGCATCAAGGCCAGTGCATGATGGACTTTACTGTGCTATCGATACGTATCTGAAGGTAATAACTCAAAATCCTGCACTTCTTAAATCACAGTAGATTTCTTATGCTTGACACTGCTACAGTGACGCTTTAATGGCAGCTAAAACAACTACAACAGCAATACACACTAAACAGCTAGGCATCCTGGCTTTAGCTGGGTTTTGTTTCTATCTTGGCTTATAAAAAGAAACAAGGTGGAAACTTCGATTTCTTCACCAAGaatatgactatagtagataaatGATGTTCATCTATAGTATCGTGGAGGAGATCAGTGTTTGAAGTCCTTTTAATTATTTCCATCCGAATAGTTGTAGGGAAGACACTTCTTCCATTAAAGACAATCCAAGAATACCCTTCTAGGATCTTTGGAATCGTCTCTTCTTCTGTGTTCATCATTAACTGCACTTCATTAGTGATCCTTGGCAACGTTTGTCTTAAGTCCTGTTATCCTTGTTCTTCACAATAAATTTTCAGCAGCGTTGACATGTGAGACACCTCTAAATCAGTTAACAAATTGAGCAACCTTGATGTACTTATGGACGTGATATGAATTAGTTTTCTGTTCTAAGCTTTGCAACATCTATTTATACAATCTTTTGGCACTCCATCTGAAGGTTTTACGGTACGGCAATTGATTGTTCAAGCCCCTTGCATGTTTCTCCAATGCTGTGCAGGAGCATCCAGATCTAACAAAAAGCGAAAAGAAGAAAATATGTGCTCTGATGGACTGTAAAAAGCTCTCAGCAGATGCATGCATACATGCTGTGCAAAACGAGCGGCTTCCTCTTCGTGTGGTGGTCCAAGTTCTCTTCTTTGAGCAGATGCGAGCAGCTGGAGCTATGGCCGGTGGTGCAACCGAGCTCCCTGGAAACATCAGGGCGGCGTTCCTCCGGGAAAATGGTGGTTCCTATGGAAGTTCCAGATCAGCCATCACAACCAACACCGAGGACGAGTGGGATGGTGTCCCGACTACTGCTGGAAACCTGAATTCTCTCAAGTCTGTGAACTTGTCCAGCAGAGGTGGAGGGAGTCAGCGGAGCAGCGGCAGTGGTGATGTCAATAAGCATGGTGATGATAAGGCCAATGACAAAGTCAAGGGAATTCCGATGTCGAAGAAGATACTGAACAAGCTGTGGTCAAGCAAAGGGCAAGGCAGCGAAAACAGCAGCTCGGACATGTCCGAGAGCCCCGACTCCAGCAATCAAGAGGAAGCCAAGTCTACTCATTCAAGGAACACAAGGCATTCGGTCTCATAGTGAGCAGATAGAAAGAAAGCATACTATTTTTTGAGGACCTGATAAGCAGAAGCCATGTCTTTAGCCTTTTGATAGtgtttttttttcgttttttttgGTGGATGAATGATAACCAGCTTTTGTCCATGCACCATAAGATGTCTGTTCTCAGTGTAGTCTTATGTGAGAGGTGTTGGGATTTGAATTTGTAGCTACATAAAGCCACTCTCTGAGATTTGATGTTTGTATGAAACTTGTTGGATTGTATTCCAAAGGATGACTTACAAATGTGGATTAAAATGAGCAGTCCGATGAATGACTCCTGGTATTACTTACCAGGGAATCAACACTCTAAGCATTTGACTCCTGTCCAAGTTGCTGCCTCAAACTCTCCTGAAAGGAAACCCATCATGTCACAGCAGTGTGTGAGACGTATCCTAATGTTAATGTCGATTTTTATTTGTGAATATGATGCATCAAACTAGATCTGACCTCATCTATTTTTCTATGCTTTATCAGGAATAAAATCTAAATCAGGCATGTGTGCTCCTCATCTGTTAGATTATTGCGTTGCCTTCTGCCTTgttgttttccttctttttcctgaCACGTCAAAGTACGTCACTTCACTGTGATATatgtatagtattattatatttggtTCGTAGTGGATGGACCACCGCAGCACATGTTGACCCGCTCGATCGGGTGCGGCAGCATCTGCTGCGTCCCCTCCCGTGGTGTTGAAGAGAAGGTAGAGGACACGCGACCCATGGCTTCCCCCAGGGGATGCATACCAATTGGCCATCCCGCCTACGTAATCCCTCACGCCATGCAACCCGGATCCCGTCCAAGTGAGTCCGTAGCAGCCGAGTTGTCGGGTCCGATCGCCCCCTCCATCACGCAATCCGACGGTGGAAACGCGTCCAGAGACGTCCACCACCGGCTTCCGCGGAGACATGGAGCCGCTTCTCTCCGCCCCATAACCTTGGaacttactctctctctctctctctctcgatgtaTATATAATGGGCTCCTTTGGCCCCTCGGCCGTGACTTCCCACCACACATCCGACGCTACAACGGAGAAGGAGCCATCGTCCTGTGATTCCCGGTTGCAGAGCTACTGCTGAAGTCGATTGCAATTGATGAGAAATACGTAGACGATGAGCTGCAGCGGTTGCCGGGTACtgcgcaagggctgcagcgacacCTGCGTCCTCCGTCCGTGCATCCAGTGGATCGATGGGGCCGACGCCCAGGCGCACGCCACCGTCTTCGTCGCCAAGTTCGTCGGCCGCTCCAccctcctctccttcctctcctccgtCCCCCTTTCCCATCGCCCAGGTATACATGTACACTTCATAAGTGCTCACCTCTACAGAGTAAAACCCCCTGGTCGTAAGCTTCCTCCTCCGTATCATTTATGCAGCTGCGTTCCGATCCTTGCTTTACGAGGCGTGCGGCCGCACCATCAACCCGGTCAACGGCGCGACGGGGCTGCTGTGGACCGGGAACTGGCACTTGTGCCAGGCGGCGGTGGACACGGTGCTGGGAGGCGGAACCATTCGACCGCTGCTGGAACTCGGCGGCGATGCCGACGTGGAGGAGCTGTACAGGTATCAGAAGGGAGGTgcgtcgtcttcttcctcctcgccgCCGCGGAAGAGGACGAGGGATCCGGAGAGCAAGGTGTCTCCCAAGTTCGATCTGGACCTCTGCTTGATGCCGCTTTCACCGGAGGCACAGGGGAAGGGCAATTGGCGCGCGTCTACGCCGTCGGCAACGTCGGAGAGCTCGGTGACGACGACGAACGAGGGATGTACCGGAGATAAAACGGCAGAGGAGAAGCCGACGCTTCTAAATCTCTTCGCCTAAGGATCCGTCGGCTGATCGTCGTCGTGCCAAAAGGATGGGACACATCATCGGCGGCTTCTGGTTTTCCGGTGAAGGTGTTACAGCACCCTGGAAAGGAAATCCGACGATCTGCCTCGCTTCTTCTTCCTCCGACTAAAATGACTTGTGTTGATCCACTGGGTGTAAACAATCGGCGTGTGTTCTTCCCGCCTGTGCCATTAATCTTTGTCCTTGTGCTGGGCCGCTTAAGCCACCAAGTAATTAAACATATTTTGTCctcttttttcttgtattttcttttGATCGAATTCAACCAGAAGAAACAGAGGCAAGAAAGAGAGACAAACCAGCCGAGATGTTCATGTTCATGATGGTTCACATGCCTTGCATGCAGAGACCCATATCCCATGACAGATTTCTCTCTTTCCGAAATTTGAGATGATTATTATGCTTCATGGCTTTTCTGTCTCTTCCCTTTTTCTAATTTAGAAGATTAAGCGAtttgatcaaaatcaatttcacaatatttatttttatattcaaaTCAAACTATGGGGAAATTGGAGAGAGAAAATAAATGGAAGCTTCGTCACAAGCACTTACTCAAATGCTTCCTCAAAGTGATGGATTTAATCACCTAATTAATTAATAGGTCCCAATAGATTCGACAAAGTTCAGTGCTATCTGCGTTGGAGTCTGCAAAGAAGTTATTTATTGttttcatcattattattatcagaTCTAACTTTGAAGACTAGCCGGTGGTGCAATTTGCCCCCGTGAACTTTGGAGGAAAGGGACAATGTATTTATTCAACGAAGAATCCTTGTTTGCCTCACTAGATCTCCATTGCTTGTTTTACCATTATCTATCTATGCAGTGCACCACTTAAGAGTAGAATGAGTAGAATAAGAAGATGCTGCAGCCAAAAGAAAGCCAAACCTCTTGTTGTttccattgaaaaaaaaaaaaaaagatctcacTGATAAAGATGGACAGGCTCTCCTTATATGTGGCATGTGTGCTCCTCCTGAGCTCTTCAGCCATTAAAATGAGACCTCACAACATCCTGTGGCATGAGCACCTCCATTCTGGAAAAGAGATCCTGTCCAGGTGACTGTGTCTATCTGGGCAAGGAACAAGTGCCTCTCACTACCATCACATTTACACACAGCTTTATCCTATGGGATATGGAGCATCAAACTCTTTGAGATTTAATATTGCCTTGGGATGTCATATGTGCTCTGACAGCCTTTGTCAACTTGACAATGTAATGGGTAGCAGATGGAGCTGTCTATGCACATGGCTGGAGATATCGATGCCTAAAAAGAAGACCATCTTCTCATGCTCTTTCTCTTGTGGGGGTCCAGGCCATGTCTATCCAACAAGTTGGGATCTGAGTGGCAAATGATTAGGTCtgcatgctgctgctgctgctgctgttcttaTCCACTCAGTTTGGCCTCCAGAATTCACTCTTTCTTTTTATTCACAGCTCTGTGGATGCCCAAGGGATGTTGTCCTTTGGAAGTTCTCATAGTCATAGCCCCAAATATATCCCACCTATTGTCTAGGACTAACATCAAGCCAAGGCATCTTATCTCTGGAGTCTGTGAATACAATAATCCTGAGGGAGAGACAAGTGTTGCCACTCAAAAAATTCAGAATCTAGAACAAGTTTGGCCACTAAGTGCATCCCATTACAGATGTGTATTATATAGATAGATATCACCTTCCATGCACAAGAGCCAGTGTTGACTCCAACGGAAGCAGATAAGATGCCCCTTGGTACAGCATCAGCAAGGTACACTTGGGACCTACATATCCAATCAACCCCAAAGAGATGGTTTATAATACATGTACAGAGAGTACACCATGACAGGTCATGTGAGGCAGGCATGAGAAAATGAGATCATGCCTTCACATGGACAACTTGAATTTGCTCTGCAGAAAGTTCTTTTGGTAGCTCTGCCAATATTTAATGAGAAGCACCATCACAAAGACCTGATCTTCTTCCTGAAGATGTGGGTGTTGTTTGTGATACGTAGGCATAATAAGGTGGGTGGCAGTTCACTCAGGCTTCTCTTCTACAGCCCAGCATAAGTCATTTATTGCTAGTCTCACTGTCAACTTATCAGTGTCCATAAGAGGTTTGACCAAAAGAAACAGGCTACCAAACAGGCTTGATCTGCTGCTTATTGTGTCATGTACCACAGCAAACCACCAAACCTGGATCAAATGTTTCTATTAACAGGACATCCAAATCCAAACAAAGTTGAGGTGATTTAGCTTCACATGATCATCCACTATTATTGATAAAAGATCTCTGACATGGCTCATCAAGCAAAGAACAATTAGTTTCAGTCCAGTGAAGTGAGAAAAAATGAGCTACAGATCTCCTGATGGCAATGTCCAGACAAAAGTGCCAGAGAGACTGCTGATAACAAAGAAATTGGGAGGATTGTTTATGCTTTCCTGAAGGTACAGAGAAGAAGTATTTGCATCTTCTCAGATATATTGGATATGCAAGTATTGGATATGCAGAAGTGAGAAGGTTCCTTTTGACATTTCTTGTTACTTTAAACATCACATAATGCAGCTGAAAAGAAAATTGTAAGTACCTGGAAAGCTTTAAGTGACATTGTGATCTC of the Musa acuminata AAA Group cultivar baxijiao chromosome BXJ3-2, Cavendish_Baxijiao_AAA, whole genome shotgun sequence genome contains:
- the LOC135630951 gene encoding LOB domain-containing protein 37-like is translated as MSCSGCRVLRKGCSDTCVLRPCIQWIDGADAQAHATVFVAKFVGRSTLLSFLSSVPLSHRPAAFRSLLYEACGRTINPVNGATGLLWTGNWHLCQAAVDTVLGGGTIRPLLELGGDADVEELYRYQKGGASSSSSSPPRKRTRDPESKVSPKFDLDLCLMPLSPEAQGKGNWRASTPSATSESSVTTTNEGCTGDKTAEEKPTLLNLFA
- the LOC103975633 gene encoding BTB/POZ domain-containing protein NPY4 isoform X1, which encodes MKYMKLGSKPDAFQADGNNIRFVATELATDIVINVGDVKFYLHKFPLLSKSPRLQKLVAATNEENSDEIDIPDIPGGPAAFEICAKFCYGMIVTLNAYNVVAARCAAEYLEMHETIEKGNLIYKIDVFLNSSILRAWKDSIIVLQTTKSLLPWAEDLKVVSNCIDSIASKASIDPSDVEWSYTYNRRKLPSENGLDSHWNGVRKQQSVPKDWWVEDLCDLEVDLYKRVIVAIKTEGKMSDVVIGEALKAYAYRRLPGFSKGTVTCGSDSMKTRTVLETIVWLLPTELGSVSCSFLLKMLRAASILECGEIYKKELIKRIGCQLHEAPVSDLLIPAAAGETVYDVDLVSSVVQEFVMQESGTTQSSPEASEELVEIVSPIFVSAGSKVLVAKLVDEYLAEIAKDPNLPLSKFIELAGLVSAASRPVHDGLYCAIDTYLKEHPDLTKSEKKKICALMDCKKLSADACIHAVQNERLPLRVVVQVLFFEQMRAAGAMAGGATELPGNIRAAFLRENGGSYGSSRSAITTNTEDEWDGVPTTAGNLNSLKSVNLSSRGGGSQRSSGSGDVNKHGDDKANDKVKGIPMSKKILNKLWSSKGQGSENSSSDMSESPDSSNQEEAKSTHSRNTRHSVS
- the LOC103975633 gene encoding BTB/POZ domain-containing protein NPY2 isoform X2, coding for MIVTLNAYNVVAARCAAEYLEMHETIEKGNLIYKIDVFLNSSILRAWKDSIIVLQTTKSLLPWAEDLKVVSNCIDSIASKASIDPSDVEWSYTYNRRKLPSENGLDSHWNGVRKQQSVPKDWWVEDLCDLEVDLYKRVIVAIKTEGKMSDVVIGEALKAYAYRRLPGFSKGTVTCGSDSMKTRTVLETIVWLLPTELGSVSCSFLLKMLRAASILECGEIYKKELIKRIGCQLHEAPVSDLLIPAAAGETVYDVDLVSSVVQEFVMQESGTTQSSPEASEELVEIVSPIFVSAGSKVLVAKLVDEYLAEIAKDPNLPLSKFIELAGLVSAASRPVHDGLYCAIDTYLKEHPDLTKSEKKKICALMDCKKLSADACIHAVQNERLPLRVVVQVLFFEQMRAAGAMAGGATELPGNIRAAFLRENGGSYGSSRSAITTNTEDEWDGVPTTAGNLNSLKSVNLSSRGGGSQRSSGSGDVNKHGDDKANDKVKGIPMSKKILNKLWSSKGQGSENSSSDMSESPDSSNQEEAKSTHSRNTRHSVS